A section of the Natronolimnobius sp. AArcel1 genome encodes:
- a CDS encoding ATP-binding protein — MDRSDTEESLISTSLHEQDSTVRYQYLIENVQDAVVEFEFVDGEPIVRKVNAAFEEIFGYESEDICNESLNDWIIPAEFEEQGRDIDSTTKDGEIASHQLTRKTADGHREFLHRSIPCDESESIDGIALYTDITERERIKQKRQLLTETSRCIGTAQTLRDGFETTLQSICDYTEWAYGEVWQPAATSDELKFVVGHTDDANCERFLKGSKDVTFASGSGLPGRVYESGAREWIADVSQESPSVFHRTELAAESGLHAALGVPVKTEDEESVVAVLVFFLRNSRDSDKDLVRDVTDVAKNLGGLVKRKQAEELVRRQNKQLEQFAHVISHDLRNPLNVAMGHTQMLSDDLESPHMEEVETAHERMRELIEGILTLARQGKSIEDPEPVSLAKCATQSWEMIQTNAGELAVETTQTVQGDKSRLQQLFENLFRNAIEHGSPTVTITVGDMHDGFYVADDGPGIPVEDRSSVFDFGQTTREDGTGFGLPIVKEIAEAHGWKVRIADSMHGGARFEIVGFGTGN, encoded by the coding sequence ATGGATCGCTCTGATACGGAAGAGTCGCTAATATCCACTTCTTTGCATGAGCAGGATTCGACTGTTCGGTATCAGTATCTCATCGAAAATGTCCAGGATGCGGTTGTCGAGTTCGAATTCGTTGACGGAGAGCCAATCGTTCGAAAGGTCAATGCTGCTTTCGAAGAGATATTTGGGTATGAATCTGAAGACATCTGTAACGAATCACTTAATGACTGGATCATCCCAGCAGAATTCGAGGAGCAAGGACGTGATATCGATAGCACCACAAAAGACGGTGAAATTGCTTCACACCAACTCACACGCAAGACTGCCGACGGTCACCGTGAATTCCTTCACAGGAGCATCCCATGTGACGAATCGGAATCAATCGACGGCATTGCACTCTATACAGATATTACCGAGCGCGAACGAATCAAACAAAAACGCCAGTTATTGACCGAAACTAGTCGCTGTATCGGTACAGCACAAACGCTTCGAGACGGATTTGAGACGACTCTCCAATCAATCTGTGACTATACCGAGTGGGCGTACGGTGAAGTATGGCAGCCAGCAGCCACGAGCGATGAACTCAAATTCGTCGTTGGTCACACTGACGATGCTAACTGTGAACGCTTTCTCAAAGGGAGCAAGGACGTAACCTTCGCGTCTGGTTCTGGCCTTCCCGGACGCGTCTACGAGTCTGGCGCACGTGAATGGATTGCTGATGTCTCACAAGAGTCACCATCCGTCTTCCATAGAACAGAACTAGCCGCTGAAAGCGGTCTCCACGCTGCCCTGGGCGTCCCTGTGAAGACTGAGGACGAGGAGTCCGTCGTTGCGGTCCTCGTATTCTTTTTACGAAATTCGAGAGACAGTGACAAAGACCTCGTCAGAGACGTAACCGACGTTGCGAAGAATCTTGGTGGACTTGTCAAACGCAAGCAAGCGGAGGAATTGGTCAGACGACAAAATAAACAACTCGAACAGTTTGCACACGTCATCAGTCACGACCTTCGGAATCCATTAAATGTAGCCATGGGCCACACCCAGATGCTTTCAGATGATTTAGAGAGTCCACATATGGAAGAAGTGGAAACGGCTCATGAGCGGATGCGTGAACTTATTGAGGGCATCTTGACGCTGGCCCGCCAAGGAAAATCTATCGAGGACCCGGAGCCAGTTTCGCTTGCAAAATGTGCCACACAAAGCTGGGAGATGATCCAGACAAACGCTGGCGAACTGGCTGTCGAGACGACTCAAACGGTACAGGGTGATAAAAGCCGTCTACAACAGTTGTTCGAGAACCTCTTTCGAAACGCTATCGAGCATGGTTCCCCGACGGTGACGATCACTGTCGGAGACATGCACGACGGGTTTTACGTTGCAGACGATGGTCCAGGTATACCTGTTGAGGACCGTTCCTCTGTATTTGATTTTGGCCAAACGACCAGGGAGGACGGAACTGGCTTTGGCCTTCCGATCGTGAAAGAAATCGCAGAGGCTCACGGCTGGAAAGTCAGAATAGCTGATAGTATGCATGGTGGGGCTCGTTTTGAGATCGTCGGTTTTGGTACTGGAAATTGA